The Plasmodium sp. gorilla clade G2 genome assembly, contig: PADLG01_00_66, whole genome shotgun sequence genome includes the window TCACAAATAAGAGATTCCCTGGAACACCACCAAATGAAACGagttctaaaaaaaaaacatatggtaatgaaaaagaagaaaaatcaAACATATCTTCTCGTCGCCTTAGATATTTGGAAATGCAAAGAAAGCTTTATAATGATTTTGATGGAAAACAAGAACTATATTTTCGAAAACTTTCAGATCAATCAGATGGTGAAAATAATTCTGGGACAAAAAAACGTTTGAAAAATTGTTGTATGTATTTTCCATTAGCAATGCCTTTTTTGATTCCATTGTTTTTACGTTCACATTATAAAAGGAAACATTGCAAAAAAtaacttatttatatattaattatgttatattatgttatatatattatatatatattataaactattatatataaagttaTAAAGAACatgaatatatttctattttcattaaatatatatatatatatatatattttatgttaatataattcattttgtATTTCACCAACACatactattattaatatattaataataagaatataagtatataaataaaactcattattttaaattatatatatatatatataccataaAAGAATcattagaaaaagaaaataatattttgaatatctattacaccttttttatttatatattttctttatatgttttatattatattatatttttaaagagTTTATAcacaattttataaattatcatatattaacTGTATGAttaatgtttttaaaaatatgattataactaaatattttaataattatattaattattatttatattgaaaaaaatatagaactttatataatataataaatacaataaaaattGTGTTTTAATGCTATGTTCaattaataacaatatatatataacaaaggttatatattatttctaaaATCGTGGGTATTTCCTATAATGATAtactaaatataaaaaaacaaccaaaacatacacatatatgtcatataagaaatatattataaataatgataaagcAGATGTTGTTAAATAACCAAAAATATCTTTCtctaaaattatatgtaataaacaATACATCtttctattttttaaatgtataattgtgttaacatatattaaatttagatatagatattatagaataattatatatattcaatatccaatattcatttatgataataaagaaaatacaaTTCTATAACCATTATaaagtaataaataaattatatatatatattgtaggtactaatttatattatattatttgttattattaatataataaataaatattaagaacgttataacaaaatatgtatatataaatgttttgtTAAGATAAatagtttatatttttatcttcattacatatatttctaaCACGATTAacgaaatatatttaaataccTAAATATTGCACatcattataatgataaaatttgCTATATTTTTCGTTTAAACGTATTTTAAAATCTAATCCTTATCACTTGTTTTACTTTTCGATgtcttttcatatattatagatcatataattatattattaaatgatataaggACTATTCTaacaagaaaaatatatagatcgATATTTCTTTATGTTTTCTCTCTAATAGGTATTgtacaaaaatataagaaatatatgtattacatTAAACAAATAGAACAACAAtttcattaaatatttatatatagacctgatcatatatatatatatatatatatatatatatatatatatatatatataagaatcataata containing:
- a CDS encoding stevor PIR protein, putative, encoding MLFYSIKLVIFSIILGTLTLIYNNDSDSLYKNLKYDNIVLGPINCRSLAELSHEHRTNQKHKNNQLREYQKTKEEQYIKNKYPNDDAKTKQKIPPITNKRFPGTPPNETSSKKKTYGNEKEEKSNISSRRLRYLEMQRKLYNDFDGKQELYFRKLSDQSDGENNSGTKKRLKNCCMYFPLAMPFLIPLFLRSHYKRKHCKK